A single window of Amyelois transitella isolate CPQ chromosome 17, ilAmyTran1.1, whole genome shotgun sequence DNA harbors:
- the LOC106134226 gene encoding uncharacterized protein LOC106134226 — MEVEDKAFIWTEELSRRLFKLRFEHDCLFKRKKQPWSEFYKILLENGFPSEMTVNHVRKKWSYTYDSYIIAKRSRNKRWKYYKMFDKHYSKSKSIYDKYASWDDEWRLKLITCVTETKEHKLDFQTMWRTIETSMRTQELPSDCCVQDMKGLWQHLKTTFNRKHRIKVKKGNTEWPLYDAMLRYFQKHEPENLLNMANENLLVHLVVKSKYTKRKGVVNDDDTDMEGDEFQWSKHITETFIQIRLQNDWLFRERKWAWNELAAIMRNEYGFPKTLTSRDLSRKWAATYAEYQKSKATNNKSWIYYNLFELYFGEASLSLNPLAGWQEEWIFNLIRARADAEHLFKLSFTNRNEGWREVEKRLRGLGLPLDHSLLDLDEMWTHLLKTYKWKHKFANKGILNEHWLYYDAMSEYFTNVEKPVKRQKRERCSREYDHLNDGDGGCGDDLEDDMKLFDLKQRLQLKPKLEVESQCRSCNAEEGCVNIFERAGEGGLDLADKLRLIAGIEVDKADNLPSQICLNCFRDLDIAYKFRTKCQEIDKIFRSHNSHQIKVEIFDKSESQERDNNNTTEVFGKDDLNGIDHFDDLPSQPPQKKKPVIKKERVNRKRKRDPRKLRYDYWKICEVCGKNTRNLISHLDTHSSGRSYSCNLCDKTFKFKSGLMIHKAIHDPTPKKTCEVCGKTFHILAQYKRHFVYHMNERKYECETCGKRFNTLDILRVHVRIHTGERPFNCPECGKAFRTAGCVGRHRRIVHRGVKVQRLWWVAALLLVCTPHTLCRNVTHEDIRDAMLSLVHMFRTSEDKLERHEYREKGLGDQLKRMLSGLDKKHRALEPLKGMISRLDERLSNVETILLQKEEREKSTQKSTNDALDAIQKSLQTLTTTFTKSLRPSSDDNLTTNEDRLDATDAKLDAVKAEIEKLKNSLSKEALHAMCLEVSSSDINPLGKHITEAEKLLNKYELKLNEYNVNASKVPTDFVPLSEVALADDAWHSKMSEVMERQEKEIIKIKQLLSDAEGFWKDLPRLEDLRTSANQTLEAIEKVKEQVKESEEKAISKITTKLREMSDRLAATNQDIQASLTQGNTMTERAYNDISRSYDTLRTEVQTLTKSEHVMLTTADNVLSTKKLVEYGIQQILMDVGERIRAHSNHLNKTINERFETMGSSILENQLTTRTNLSDKIESEMAPVWRQIGIMYKQLTANKESLDKLTEQTVLYVNGSASTMENIDNKVGLIKSRMSEVDDNLNYLLGRLSLVTQEFGQIKTGLGEALEKAKAGLGTVQAKLEDKGPGPHNITSEENKV; from the exons ATGGAGGTGGAGGATAAAGCATTTATAT ggaCTGAAGAACTTAGTAGGAGGTTATTCAAATTACGCTTCGAACATGACTGCTtgtttaaaaggaaaaaacaACCCTGGAG tgaattttacaaaattctttTGGAGAATGGATTTCCGAGTGAAATGACTGTGAATCACGTTAGAAAGAAGTGGTCCTACACATATGAT AGTTATATAATTGCAAAAAGAAGCAGAAATAAAAGATggaaatactataaaatgtttgataAACACTATAgcaaatcaaaatcaatatatgACAAATATGCATCAT GGGATGATGAATGGCGATTAAAGTTGATCACATGTGTAACAGAGACTAAAGAGCATAAACTCGATTTTCAAACAATGTGGAG AACAATTGAGACATCAATGAGAACCCAGGAACTGCCGAGCGACTGTTGTGTGCAAGACATGAAAGGTCTATGGCAGCATCTCAAGACTACTTTTAAT AGAAAACACAGAATTAAAGTGAAGAAAGGGAACACCGAATGGCCCCTCTACGACGCCATGTTGAGGTACTTCCAGAAACATGAACCTGAGAATTTGCTGAACATGGCAAACGAAAATTTATTGGTCCACCTCGTAGTCAAAAGCAAATACACCAAACGAAAAGGCGTGGTCAATGATGATGACACAGATATGGAGGGTGATGAGTTTCAAT ggTCCAAACACATTACAGaaacatttattcaaattagatTACAGAACGACTGGTTATTTCGGGAAAGAAAATGGGCTTGGAA TGAGTTAGCAGCGATTATGCGAAATGAATACGGCTTCCCTAAAACTCTTACCAGCAGGGATTTATCTAGGAAGTGGGCTGCTACATATGcg GAGTATCAAAAGTCCAAGGCGACGAACAATAAATCATGGATATATTACAATCTGTTCGAGTTGTACTTTGGTGAAGCTAGTCTTAGTTTGAATCCGCTGGCCGGAT GGCAAGAGGAatggatttttaatttaataagggCCAGGGCGGACGcggaacatttatttaaattatcttttactAACCGAAATGAAGGGTGGAG GGAAGTGGAAAAACGGTTGCGGGGTTTAGGGTTACCATTAGACCATAGTTTATTGGATCTAGACGAGATGTGGACACATTTATTGAAAACGTACAAG TGGAAGCATAAATTCGCAAATAAAGGCATACTGAACGAACATTGGCTTTACTACGACGCGATGTCCGAATATTTCACCAATGTCGAGAAACCCGTTAAGAGACAAAAGCGGGAACGCTGCTCGCGGGAATATGATCACCTCAATGATGGTGATGGCGGCTGTGGTGATGACTTGGAGGACGATATGAAGTTGTTTGATCTGAAACAGAG GTTGCAATTGAAGCCCAAACTGGAAGTTGAAAGTCAATGTCGGTCGTGCAACGCGGAGGAAGGCTGCGTCAACATCTTCGAGCGGGCGGGCGAGGGCGGGCTGGACCTGGCCGACAAGTTGAGGCTCATCGCCGGCATTGAG GTGGATAAGGCCGATAATTTACCGTCACAgatttgtttaaattgtttCCGAGATTTGGACATCGCATACAAATTCAGAACGAAATGTCAAGAAATCGACAAAATATTTCGCAGTCACAATTCTCACCAaataaaagttgaaatttttgataaaagtgAGAGCCAAGAGCGGGACAACAATAACACGACAGAGGTATTTGGCAAAGATGATTTAAACGGAATTGACCATTTCGACGATCTGCCGTCTCAACCGCCACAAAAGAAAAAGCCAGTTATCAAGAAAGAGAGAGTAAACAGAAAGAGAAAGAGGGACCCGAGAAAGCTGAGATACGACTATTGGAAAATTTGCGAAGTGTGCGGGAAGAATACACGGAATTTGATCAGTCACCTGGACACGCACTCCTCGGGCCGGTCTTATTCGTGCAACTTGTGTGACAAGACGTTTAAGTTCAAGAGCGGGCTGATGATACATAAAGCGATCCACGATCCTACGCCCAAGAAGACGTGTGAGGTTTGTGGGAAAACGTTCCACATATTGGCTCAGTACAAACGGCACTTCGTGTATCACATGAATGAGCGGAAATATGAATGCGAGACTTGCGGTAAAAGGTTCAACACGTTGGATATCCTGCGGGTACACGTGAGGATCCACACGGGGGAGAGGCCATTTAATTGTCCGGAGTGCGGGAAGGCGTTCCGGACTGCGGGCTGCGTCGGCAGGCATCGCCGGATCGTTCACAGGGGCGTTAAAgtgcaa AGACTGTGGTGGGTGGCAGCCCTTCTGCTGGTCTGCACTCCTCACACACTTTGCCGGAATGTCAC CCACGAAGATATACGGGATGCCATGTTGTCCCTGGTGCACATGTTTCGGACGTCAGAAGACAAGTTAGAACGGCACGAGTACCGGGAGAAAGGCCTGGGTGACCAGCTAAAGAGGATGCTGTCCGGGTTGGACAAGAAACACAGGGCGTTAGAGCCGCTCAAGGGAATGATCTCAAGGCTGGATGAGAGATTGTCCAATGTCGAGACTATATTATTGCAG aAGGAGGAACGAGAAAAGTCGACACAGAAAAGCACAAATGACGCATTGGACGCCATTCAGAAGTCCTTACAAACTCTGACTACCACCTTTACGAAGAGCCTGAGGCCTTCTTCTGACGACAACCTGACCACGAATGAGGACAGACTGGATGCGACCGATGCTAAGCTGGACGCGGTCAAGGCAGAGATTGAGAAGCTAAAAAACAGCCTCAGTAAG GAGGCACTACACGCAATGTGCCTTGAAGTTTCCTCATCAGATATTAACCCGTTGGGGAAGCACATCACCGAGGCTGAGAAGCTTCTAAATAAGTATGAGCTGAAGTTGAACGAATACAACGTCAACGCGAGCAAGGTTCCCACAGACTTTGTGCCTCTTAGCGAAGTGGCATTGGCTGATGACGCGTGGCACAGCAAGATGAGTGAAG TAATGGAAAGACAAGAGaaggaaataataaagataaaacaattGCTCAGTGACGCGGAAGGATTCTGGAAAGATTTGCCTCGACTGGAGGATCTCAGGACTAGCGCCAACCAAACCTTGGAGGCTATTGAGAAGGTCAAGGAACAGGTTAAAGAAAGCGAAGAAAAAG CTATAAGCAAAATAACGACGAAACTCCGCGAAATGTCTGACCGGTTGGCGGCCACCAACCAGGACATCCAGGCCAGCCTCACGCAGGGCAACACCATGACTGAGCGCGCCTACAACGACATCTCGCGGAGCTACGACACCTTGAGGACTGAG GTCCAAACACTGACGAAGAGCGAGCACGTGATGCTGACGACTGCCGACAACGTTCTGTCTACCAAGAAGCTGGTGGAGTACGGCATCCAGCAGATCCTGATGGACGTTGGGGAGAGAATTAGGGCCCATTCCAACCATTTGAATAAAACCATTAACGAAAG GTTTGAAACAATGGGCAGTTCAATACTTGAGAACCAGTTGACAACCCGCACAAACCTGAGCGACAAGATCGAGTCAGAGATGGCGCCAGTATGGCGACAAATCGGCATAATGTACAAGCAACTAACAGCCAACAAAGAATCTCTAGATAAGCTTACG gaACAAACTGTTTTATACGTTAATGGCAGCGCATCAACAATGGAAAACATCGATAACAAG GTGGGATTGATAAAGAGTCGTATGTCTGAAGTGGACgataatttgaattatttgttGGGCCGGCTTTCTCTGGTTACTCAGGAGTTCGGGCAGATCAAGACTGGGCTTGGTGAAGCATTGGAGAAGGCCAAAGCTGGGCTTGGCACGGTACAGGCTAAACTTGAAG ATAAAGGACCTGGACCACATAATATCACAAGCGAAGAAAATAAAGTCTAA